The nucleotide sequence ACGATCAACATCCCCTTCAATAACTCTCACATCGTCACCGTCCAAGCCGGCGCGCTCGCGCTAAACGGCGGTGGGACCGAAACCGGTTCGTTTCAAGTAGCGTCGGGTGCGACGCTCAATTTCGGCGGCACTGGAACAACGCTGGCCGCCGGTTCCAGCCTCAGCGGTCCGGGAACGACCATCGTCTCTGGTACGGTGAGCGTCACGGGCTCTGCGGTTACCTACAGCGGCGGCGGCACCCTGCAAGTGACCACCATGCTCGGCGGCGCCGGCGTCCTCAACGGCGCCGGCACGCTCACCGCGACGGCGCCGCTCGAATTGTCAGCAGGGACAATGTCCGGCACGGGCATCACCAACGCCAACGGCGGTCTGTCGATCGACGGCTATCCAAACTTCCTCGACACGAGAACGCTTAACAACGGGGGCAGCGCCACGTTCACCGGCACGACGGCCGGACTCCTCTATGTTTATAACGGAGCGACAATCAACAACTCGGGCACATTCGATGCCGGTTGGGCGGCCAACTACAGCAATACTATCTCTCCCAACGGGACGTCTGGCACCTTCAACAACTCGGGCACCTTCACCCGTTCCGTCGGCACGGGCATGACGACGATCAACATCCCCTTCGCAAATACTGGCACGGTTGATGTGCAAGCCGGCACGCTCGAATTCGACGGCAGTCTGTCGATCGGCAACAACAGTTCGCTGAAGGTTAGCGGAGGGAAGCTACGGATCAATGTCACAGGCGCTGCAAGCGTCGGCACCGGGGCCACGGCCTCGATCTCCGGCGCAGGCACCCTGGAACTCGCCAGTTCCATTTCGGCTTTGGGCGTGGCTTCCCCTACCGCCGATCGAGTTGCGATTTCAAACACTAGCACGGCCGCGGCCGGCCTTTTGATCTCCGCCGGCAACCAGCAGGTCGGCGCGATCAGCGGTTCCGGAAACGTGCAAGTCAACGCCGGGACGAGCCTGACCGCCGACTCCATCATCGCCGGGGCTCTCGTGATCGGCGGCGCATCCGGCAATCCCACCAGGGTCACGATCGCCGCTTCCGATGACAACGGTGAGCCGCTAGCCGAAGGCGCTTCCAGCGCCGATGCCGGTGGAATGGCGCTCGATGGAATTCCGAACCTAAATCCAACGCCCGGATTGCCAAGCTTCGACCCGGCCAGTCTTGCCAGCGCATCGAATCCCTACGACAGCATTATGTCCTCGAACACGCCGATGTCGGGGACGGCAGCGCTCGGCGACAGCGCCGTCCCGGAACCTTCCACGATCACTTTGCTGGCCACGGCGATCGCGGGATTGTCGGCCCTCGGCCTGCGACGCCTCAACGCGTCACGCTGCTGATGAGTCGCGTGAGTCTTAAGCGTTCAGATTCGTAGCTTCGTAGGTCAGGCGTCCTCGCCTGACTGTGCCGGATTGGACGACCGTCAGGCGAGGACGCCTGACCTACATCGAGCAAGCCTCAATCGTGCAGAACCTTGCTCGTATCCGCGAGGATCTTCTTGATCTCATCGTCGTTGAGTCCGCCGGCGGCTAGGGCGTGGCTGGCGGCCACTTTGCCTTCGCGATAGATGAGCACTGTGACGTCGGCCTTCGGATTAATACTGTATTCGCTCGGGCCGGTTTGGTTCTCTTCCGGAACGACGAAGGGGATGTTTTCGATCTTGTTCTTGGCCACGAATGATTTGGCCACCGACTTGAGTTCCTCCGGCTTGTCGCCTAGGAGGCTCACAAACGAGCCCATTTTCTTTTCTTTGTTGGCGGCGACCACTTCGTCGAGCTGCTTGACCAGGCCGGCCAGCGAATCGTCCGCCGAGCGGGCGAAGACCATCACCACCGGGCGGTTCCCCATCCGGCAGCGATAGCAAAGCTCATCGCCGACCGAAACGCCGTCGTCCACCGCTCCGGCGGCCTTCACCACTTGAAACGCGCCGACCAAATCGCCGACTTGCGGGCCACTTCGGAATTCTGCAGCGACTGCCGAGGTTGAAAAGATTCCGGCGGTCAGGATTCCGATGGCAACGGTCAAGCAGGCAGTGATCGTAGCTCGTCTCATGGTGAGGCCTCCTCGTGGTAGGGAAGAAAACCGCGGAATGTTCGCCGGGCAATGCGCCCAGTGGGCAGGATTGACCCCTCCATGTTAGAGTTGGCAGCCGGGATTGCAAGCCCAGGTTTGGTCGCACCTCGCGTGCTTGCCGTCTGGCAGGTGACGGCATTAGAATTCGTTATGTTGGCACGGTGCAGAAACCCGCCGCCGTGTCATTTTAACTCGTCACTCCAATTCAGTTTGCAACGCGTTCGCGGATTCTCACCCAAGGAGGTGTTCGATGGCCACGATCACTGAAGCGGTGCGTCAGCCCAAGATTCATCAGACCCAATGCTTCGTCGGCGGCAAATGGCTTCCGGCCGCCAGCGGCAAGACTTTTGAGACGATTAACCCCGCGACCGAAGAGGTCATCGCGCAGGTGGCCGAAGGGGACGCGGCCGACGTCGATCTAGCCGTCGATGCGGCCCGCGAGGCTCTCGAACATGGCCCGTGGAGCAAAATGGACGCCCGCGAGCGCGGCCGCCTGATGCACAAACTGGCTGACCTGATCGAGGACGAGGCCGAGGAACTGGCGGCGCTCGAAACTCTCGACAACGGCAAGCCGATTCGCGAGGCCCGCACGGGCGATGTGCCGCTTGTGCTCGATGTGCTGCGATATTACGCCGGCTACGCCGATAAAATCCACGGCCAGACGATCCCCGTGCGCGGCAATTACTTCACCTACACGCGGCGCGAGCCGGTCGGGGTGGTCGGTCAAATTATTCCCTGGAATTTTCCGATGTTGATGGCGGCCTGGAAATGGGGCCCCGCCCTGGCCGCCGGCTGCACGACCGTGATGAAGCCGGCCGAGCAGACTCCGCTCACGTGCCTCCGCCTAGCGCGGCTGGCCCAGAAGGCCGGCATTCCCGACGGCGTGATCAACGTGATTCCTGGCTTTGGCGAGACGGCCGGCGCGGCCATCGTTCGGCACAAGGGAGTCGATAAGGTGGCGTTCACCGGCGAATACAAGACCGCCCAGATCATCATGCGCGACGCCGCGACCACCCTCAAGCGGCTTACGTTTGAACTTGGCGGCAAGAGCCCGAACATTGTCTTCGCGGATGCCGATCTGGAAGCGGCCGCGATCGGATCGCACTTCGGAATCTTTCTCAACCAAGGCCAGTGCTGCTGCGCGGGGAGCCGACTGTTCGTCGAGGAAAAGGTCCACGATAAGTTCGTCGAGAAGCTGGTCGCGATGAACAAGGGACGCAAGCTCGGCGATCCGTTCGACCCCGAGACCGAGCAAGGTCCGCAGGTCGATAAGGCCCAGTTTGAAAAGATCATGCACTACATCGGCGTCGGCAAGAACGAGGGGGCCACGTGCCTCACCGGCGGCGAGCGCCACGGCAGCCGCGGCTACTTCATCAAGCCGACGATCTTCGACAACGTGAGCGACGAGATGAAGATCGCCCAGGACGAGATCTTCGGCCCAGTGCTCTCAGTCCTCAAGTTCAAGCACGTCGACGAGATCGTCGAGCGGGCGAACAGCACATTTTACGGGCTGGCCGCGGCTGTTTGGACCCGCGACATCGCCAAGGCCCATCATTTGGCGGCGAAGATCAAGGCCGGTACGGTCTGGATCAACTGCTACGACGTATTCGACGCCGCCGCCCCCTTCGGCGGCTTCAAAATGTCCGGCCTCGGCCGCGAGTTGGGCGAACGCGGGCTGGACGCCTATACGGAAACCAAGACGGTGACCGTGAGCTTGAATTAGAATGGATTGAATGCGGTGAACCGGACACGACGCGGCGCAATCTTCGTCTCCCTTCTCCCCTTGCGGGAGAGGGGCCGGGGGCGAGGGGCTTCGCAATCAACGGCCCTAACTTTTTCGTGGCGGCTATTGAAGCTGATACCCGATGGCTACAACCGAAACGCTATTTACGGCTGAAGAATTCTTGCTGCTGCCAGATAACGGCCAACTGAATGAGTTGGCTCGAGGGCGAATCGTCATGATGAATGTGCCGTATTATCGACATGGAAAGTTGTGCAGCCGGATCGATCGGCTGGTGGGTAACTTCGTTGACGAACGCGAACTGGGGACGATGATCAGTAACGCCGGCGTAATCACGGAACGCGGGCCGGATTCCGTACGCGGGCCTGACGTGGCATTCTTTAGCTATCAGCGCATTCCAAAGGGGGCCGATCCAGCCGCCTATGCTGAAATTGCACCAGAGATTGTCTTCGAGGTTCGGTCCCCGAGCGATCGCGCAAAGCTGATGCTTGAAAAAGTCACTGAATACTTGAACGCTGGGGTGTTGGCCGTCTGCGTGGTCGAGCCGACAGACGAAACGGTCATTGTCCACTACTCGGACCGCGCGGCGGTGACGTTGACCAGCGACCAAGACCTGACGTTTCCGGAAATCTTGCCGGGATTCTCGCTGCCTCTACAGCGGCTTTTCAGGTGAGGTTGTCGATGGATGGTCAGGCAACAGTCGATGCGCTTCGCGAGGCGCTCGCGGTCTCGCCCGACAAT is from Pirellulales bacterium and encodes:
- a CDS encoding PEP-CTERM sorting domain-containing protein (PEP-CTERM proteins occur, often in large numbers, in the proteomes of bacteria that also encode an exosortase, a predicted intramembrane cysteine proteinase. The presence of a PEP-CTERM domain at a protein's C-terminus predicts cleavage within the sorting domain, followed by covalent anchoring to some some component of the (usually Gram-negative) cell surface. Many PEP-CTERM proteins exhibit an unusual sequence composition that includes large numbers of potential glycosylation sites. Expression of one such protein has been shown restore the ability of a bacterium to form floc, a type of biofilm.); this encodes DAGWAANYSNTISPNGTSGTFNNSGTFTRSVGTGMTTINIPFNNSHIVTVQAGALALNGGGTETGSFQVASGATLNFGGTGTTLAAGSSLSGPGTTIVSGTVSVTGSAVTYSGGGTLQVTTMLGGAGVLNGAGTLTATAPLELSAGTMSGTGITNANGGLSIDGYPNFLDTRTLNNGGSATFTGTTAGLLYVYNGATINNSGTFDAGWAANYSNTISPNGTSGTFNNSGTFTRSVGTGMTTINIPFANTGTVDVQAGTLEFDGSLSIGNNSSLKVSGGKLRINVTGAASVGTGATASISGAGTLELASSISALGVASPTADRVAISNTSTAAAGLLISAGNQQVGAISGSGNVQVNAGTSLTADSIIAGALVIGGASGNPTRVTIAASDDNGEPLAEGASSADAGGMALDGIPNLNPTPGLPSFDPASLASASNPYDSIMSSNTPMSGTAALGDSAVPEPSTITLLATAIAGLSALGLRRLNASRC
- a CDS encoding aldehyde dehydrogenase family protein; protein product: MATITEAVRQPKIHQTQCFVGGKWLPAASGKTFETINPATEEVIAQVAEGDAADVDLAVDAAREALEHGPWSKMDARERGRLMHKLADLIEDEAEELAALETLDNGKPIREARTGDVPLVLDVLRYYAGYADKIHGQTIPVRGNYFTYTRREPVGVVGQIIPWNFPMLMAAWKWGPALAAGCTTVMKPAEQTPLTCLRLARLAQKAGIPDGVINVIPGFGETAGAAIVRHKGVDKVAFTGEYKTAQIIMRDAATTLKRLTFELGGKSPNIVFADADLEAAAIGSHFGIFLNQGQCCCAGSRLFVEEKVHDKFVEKLVAMNKGRKLGDPFDPETEQGPQVDKAQFEKIMHYIGVGKNEGATCLTGGERHGSRGYFIKPTIFDNVSDEMKIAQDEIFGPVLSVLKFKHVDEIVERANSTFYGLAAAVWTRDIAKAHHLAAKIKAGTVWINCYDVFDAAAPFGGFKMSGLGRELGERGLDAYTETKTVTVSLN
- a CDS encoding Uma2 family endonuclease — protein: MATTETLFTAEEFLLLPDNGQLNELARGRIVMMNVPYYRHGKLCSRIDRLVGNFVDERELGTMISNAGVITERGPDSVRGPDVAFFSYQRIPKGADPAAYAEIAPEIVFEVRSPSDRAKLMLEKVTEYLNAGVLAVCVVEPTDETVIVHYSDRAAVTLTSDQDLTFPEILPGFSLPLQRLFR